In one window of Eleutherodactylus coqui strain aEleCoq1 chromosome 10, aEleCoq1.hap1, whole genome shotgun sequence DNA:
- the SATL1 gene encoding spermidine/spermine N(1)-acetyltransferase-like protein 1 encodes MARCIILLEYPIIVGNKTLATTSGRRRNIKSRKVENHSIPEPCSPQPSSSEAHSQSNEVEDVGTRHNGAGKAAFIIRKAKPNDCPEILQMIKQLADCQKMPNAVELTETDLLEDGFGARPYYHCLIAELQGTTEGSAKVGFAMYYFTYDPWTGRSLHLEEFFVMEPYRGLGIGSEILQKISQVAIAHRCSSMYFLVLSWNMAAIEYYKKRGAANLSEEDGWHLFRFSQDDLKWMAEGPGASNQ; translated from the exons ATGgcacggtgcattatcctgctggaatatcccatcattgtgggg AACAAGACCTTGGCGACAACATCTGGACGACGGCGCAACATCAAGAGCCGCAAGGTGGAGAACCACAGCATCCCGGAGCCATGCAGTCCACAGCCAAGTTCTAGTGAAGCCCATTCTCAGAGCAACGAGGTAGAGGACGTTGGCACCAGGCATAATGGCGCAGGGAAGGCCGCCTTTATTATTCGAAAGGCCAAACCAAACGACTGTCCAGAGATCCTGCAGATGATCAAA CAACTCGCAGATTGTCAGAAGATGCCGAACGCCGTGGAATTAACAGAGACAG ATTTACTAGAAGACGGCTTTGGAGCCCGTCCCTATTACCACTGCCTGATAGCGGAACTGCAGGGCACCACAGAGG GCAGCGCCAAAGTCGGATTTGCCATGTATTATTTCACATACGACCCCTGGACTGGGAGGTCACTTCATCTAGAGGAATTCTTCGTCATGGAGCCGTATCGGG GTTTGGGAATTGGATCAGAAATACTACAGAAGATAAGTCAGGTGG CCATAGCACATCGCTGCAGCTCCATGTACTTCTTGGTCTTGTCCTGGAACATGGCCGCCATAGAATACTACAAGAAGAGGGGCGCTGCCAACCTGTCAGAGGAGGATGGCTGGCACCTGTTCAGATTCTCTCAGGATGACCTGAAGTGGATGGCAGAGGGACCTGGAGCCTCGAACCAGTGA